In Gemmatimonadales bacterium, one DNA window encodes the following:
- a CDS encoding DUF4384 domain-containing protein — protein sequence MLRPTAVALTLAALALPLRAEDSPVRGSLSGWSHGDQPGIRIWTSHGEVYRRGERVRLYFRTERDAYVMILRADSDGRLRVLFPRVPSENNYVRGGATYDVPNYGRRDAFVVDDDPGVGYVFAVAAQDQFRWDPWTSADHWQLERVSDGRIHGDPYSSLEELVQRILPEGYADYDTHLLPYHVEQRYDYPRFVCYDCHSYVGYSYWNPYRFYCPRFTLFVYNDPYYFYPSYWYPTRYYGGTRVVYVRPGQRDGRYVFKAREDQTQPGIAYRDRRADARTGERRPADRGVRGADIGGVGSVAVPGRRLAPTDGGSVGGGPPPGGQPAERTPVIGGGVPGRRTLTPGGATTGNPPAVNPGTPTDDRGRRRTLKEPSSPGSPSAPSQPRQVAPRETGRRGLSPDPYSTRPTPREPPAQPSEPPVTRGISRPEWRGSPQTPKAEPRQEPRAPEARPEPRAPDSRPAPRAEPRSEPSDQPRAEPRQEPRGAPAPRAEPRQEPRAAPAPRAEPRQEPRAAPAPRAEPRAAPAPRQESPRSPSPTLTRRRP from the coding sequence ATGCTACGCCCAACTGCCGTCGCTCTCACCCTCGCCGCGCTCGCGCTCCCGTTGCGCGCGGAGGACTCCCCGGTTCGGGGGTCGCTCTCGGGCTGGTCGCATGGGGACCAGCCGGGCATCCGTATCTGGACGTCCCACGGCGAGGTGTACCGCCGTGGCGAGCGGGTGCGGCTGTACTTCCGGACCGAGCGCGACGCGTACGTGATGATCCTGCGCGCTGACTCGGACGGTCGCCTGCGCGTCCTGTTCCCGCGGGTCCCGTCCGAGAACAACTACGTTCGCGGCGGCGCCACCTACGACGTGCCCAACTACGGCCGGCGCGATGCCTTCGTCGTGGATGACGACCCGGGCGTGGGTTACGTGTTCGCGGTCGCGGCCCAGGACCAGTTCCGGTGGGATCCCTGGACCTCAGCCGATCACTGGCAGCTGGAGCGGGTGAGCGACGGCCGCATTCACGGCGATCCATACAGCTCCCTCGAAGAGCTGGTCCAGCGCATCCTCCCCGAGGGTTACGCGGACTACGACACCCACTTGCTCCCGTACCACGTCGAGCAGCGCTACGACTACCCGCGGTTCGTGTGTTACGACTGCCACTCGTACGTGGGCTATTCCTACTGGAACCCGTACCGCTTCTATTGCCCCCGGTTCACGCTATTCGTGTACAACGACCCGTACTACTTCTACCCGAGTTACTGGTACCCGACTCGGTACTACGGGGGCACGCGCGTCGTCTACGTGCGGCCGGGGCAGCGGGACGGGCGCTACGTCTTCAAGGCTCGTGAGGACCAGACGCAGCCGGGCATCGCCTATCGTGACCGCCGGGCGGACGCCCGGACCGGCGAGCGGCGGCCCGCGGACCGCGGGGTGCGCGGCGCGGACATCGGCGGGGTGGGCAGCGTGGCCGTGCCGGGCCGGCGCCTGGCTCCGACGGATGGCGGATCGGTGGGTGGCGGACCCCCACCCGGCGGCCAGCCCGCGGAGCGTACGCCAGTCATTGGCGGCGGTGTGCCGGGTCGGCGCACGCTCACCCCCGGTGGCGCGACGACCGGCAACCCGCCCGCGGTCAACCCGGGGACTCCGACCGACGACCGCGGCCGCCGCCGCACGCTGAAAGAGCCGTCGAGCCCCGGCTCGCCGAGCGCGCCGTCGCAGCCGCGCCAGGTCGCACCGCGGGAGACCGGGCGCCGCGGACTGTCACCCGATCCCTACTCGACTCGGCCCACGCCGCGGGAGCCGCCGGCGCAGCCTTCGGAGCCGCCGGTGACCCGCGGGATCTCGCGCCCCGAGTGGCGCGGCAGTCCGCAAACGCCTAAGGCGGAGCCCCGGCAAGAGCCGCGTGCCCCTGAAGCACGCCCGGAGCCGCGCGCACCGGATTCGCGGCCGGCGCCGCGTGCCGAACCGAGAAGCGAACCGAGCGACCAGCCACGAGCCGAGCCGAGGCAGGAGCCTCGCGGCGCTCCGGCGCCACGCGCCGAGCCGAGGCAAGAGCCACGCGCCGCTCCGGCGCCACGCGCCGAACCGAGGCAAGAGCCGCGCGCCGCTCCGGCGCCTCGTGCCGAGCCACGCGCCGCTCCGGCGCCCAGGCAGGAATCGCCGCGGTCTCCGAGTCCCACGCTGACCCGGAGACGGCCGTAG